A DNA window from Alligator mississippiensis isolate rAllMis1 chromosome 11, rAllMis1, whole genome shotgun sequence contains the following coding sequences:
- the SNX33 gene encoding sorting nexin-33 has translation MALKARALYNFQSENKEEISIQENEELVIFSENSLDGWLQGKNSRGETGLFPASYVEILRSRSSSSYTDYSNSPAGSPGHDSSFYVHPPNTSISNQGSFEDDDDDDWDDWDDGCTVVEEPRSGPGTNGHPSPHLQYPAVYPSQNAGYRPKPALERQDSISSSKRGSVVGRNLNRFSCFVRSGVEAFILGDVPLMSKIAEAYYIEMGSKGPQWRANPHPFICSVEDPTKQTKFKGIKSYISYKLTPSNITTPVYRRYKHFDWLYNRLLHKFTVISVPHLPEKQATGRFEEDFIEKRKRRLILWMDHMTSHPVLSQYEGFQHFLTCRDDKQWKLGKRRAEKDEMVGASFLLTLQIPTEHQDLQDVEDRVDSFKAFSKKMDDSVLQLTNVASELVRKHLGGFRKEFQKLGNAFQAISHSFQMDPPYSSDALNNAISHTGKTYETVGEMFAEQPKNDLFLMLDTLSLYQGLLSNFPDIIHLQKGAFAKVKESQRMSDEGKMDQDEADGIRKRCRVVGFSLQAEMNHFHERRMADFKRMMQSYLKQQIIFYQRVSQQLERTLLMYDNL, from the exons ATGGCGCTGAAAGCCCGAGCACTTTACAACTTccagagtgaaaacaaagaggagATCAGCATCCAGGAGAACGAGGAGCTGGTGATCTTCAGTGAAAACTCCCTGGACGGGTGGCTGCAGGGCAAGAACAGCCGAGGGGAGActggcctcttccctgcctcTTACGTGGAGATCCTGCGGTCCAGGTCAAGCTCCAGTTATACGGACTATTCAAACAGCCCAGCTGGCTCTCCTGGACATGACTCCTCCTTCTATGTGCACCCTCCCAACACCAGCATCTCCAACCAGGGCAGCTTTGAGGACGACGATGACGATGATTGGGATGACTGGGATGATGGCTGCACGGTGGTGGAGGAGCCCAGGAGTGGCCCTGGCACCAATGggcacccctcccctcacctgcAGTACCCTGCGGTGTACCCCAGCCAGAACGCTGGCTATCGACCCAAGCCTGCCCTAGAGAGACAGGACAGCATAAGCTCCTCCAAGAGGGGCAGTGTGGTAGGGCGGAACCTCAACCGCTTCTCCTGTTTTGTCCGCTCGGGGGTGGAGGCCTTTATCCTAGGAGACGTGCCCCTTATGTCCAAGATTGCGGAGGCTTATTATATTGAGATGGGGTCCAAGGGCCCCCAATGGAGGGCCAATCCACACCCTTTCATctgctctgtggaggacccaaccAAGCAGACCAAATTCAAGGGCATCAAGAGCTACATCTCTTATAAGCTGACTCCCAGCAACATCACCACCCCAGTCTATCGGCGGTACAAGCACTTTGACTGGCTGTACAACCGCCTACTGCACAAGTTCACGGTGATCTCAGTGCCCCATTTGCCAGAGAAGCAGGCCACCGGGCGCTTTGAGGAGGACTTCATCGAGAAGCGCAAGCGGAGGCTGATTTTGTGGATGGACCACATGACCAGCCACCCCGTCCTCTCCCAGTATGAGGGCTTCCAGCACTTCCTCACCTGCCGTGATGACAAGCAATGGAAACTGGGGAAGCGGCGGGCGGAGAAGGATGAGATGGTCGGGGCCAGCTTCCTGCTGACTCTTCAGATCCCCACGGAGCACCAGGACCTGCAGGATGTTGAGGACCGTGTGGACTCCTTCAAGGCCTTCAGCAAGAAAATGGATGACAGTGTCCTGCAGCTGACCAATGTGGCCTCCGAGCTGGTCCGCAAGCATTTGGGAGGCTTCAGGAAGGAGTTCCAGAAGCTGGGCAATGCTTTCCAAGCCATCAGCCACTCCTTCCAGATGGACCCACCCTACAGCTCGGATGCCCTCAACAATGCCATCTCCCACACAGGCAAGACATACGAGACTGTAGGGGAGATGTTTGCTGAGCAGCCCAAGAATGACCTTTTCCTCATGCTGGACACTCTCTCCTTATACCAGGGGCTACTTTCCAACTTTCCGGACATTATTCACCTCCAAAAAG GAGCCTTTGCAAAGGTGAAAGAGAGTCAGCGGATGAGTGATGAGGGGAAAATGGATCAGGACGAGGCAGATGGGATTCGGAAACGTTGTCGTGTGGTCggcttctccctgcaggctgAGATGAACCACTTCCACGAGCGACGTATGGCAGACTTCAAGAGAATGATGCAGTCCTACCTAAAACAGCAGATCATCTTCTACCAGAGAgtcagccagcagctggagaggacTTTACTTATGTATGACAACCTCTAA